Proteins from a genomic interval of Leishmania braziliensis MHOM/BR/75/M2904 complete genome, chromosome 24:
- a CDS encoding hypothetical predicted Kelch-domain protein — protein MGVTQGCRKCISDECNEQKRQYFLQQQCLSWARIGGNALPEMASFEEATTNSLRVSNSVLNVISASSENWEDHRDLSISSRLRGGGRRASGGDSTASERDASLSSSGSGVDVGREVALQPPARFGHTAVLYKNSQILIFGGKASEEHYFNDVYQYDASARRWRCLQEECIDEAAAAVVANEQGSVSPSYASAQSASPSFSPTASPPASARWVEAVLMAVPISEATPTDASSSRYSSGSINNSSIQERSVIQRYAATSRVFAGPVHQSTLAGGTLAVSASSSRDGATRYYNSLLETEVARRRRPAGRVGHAAALYQDSMYILSGEYLGHFFDDMWALDIPSLTWYKECGLPFSPRKGHTMHLLPADFTATRARQDMLVVFGGLVKASRARPRPADPELPTRSQGEPDFACAPTNAVLLYYLAQRRWCQLKTCGEQPSARFYHVSQLITGTALLIVFGGRSTTPAQTSDGTAAATEGAFLNDLHILDVSTGFWRHIRDFTGDIPSPRMCAASVFVNDTFGVFAGGGDTYCEDAFEFSLQSRRWRRVKLNNQPACSRPTVTYTKDRLVFFGGFAPRTGVMSCTMELCLSPLSLRSRGLQWWSRCTFEKHIRSCTKSRALEMEEKAAAAAAAGTMERSGSSWFTGCSGQVMLQCSPSVTARSSPLATPRSCFVNRGVLRPAPLRVPSFDQIGVLSAAAPAWGGGPPATQLPARGALTLSPTLSCWSSSSAVFSPLSGSSKLIPSWQDTASSNSNLAGGGTVYASGGGGTTATFCSLASVTPPAHNLFPSHPVTAINSSRSPSQTGSPATVSTAASTSQAHLWSHMTATVVQNTSAAGTAVYSGSGSAQAHSRSSGALAAEDANVMVVGVADCTQSRSASSPPTPLSHSAASSVLGSAPSVSHTAGLGRSSLPPPVTATGEQPASACFITNCVRNLSGYVAASAPHLARSFSNQVPPSAQTGGPPSAAAAVNNGRRGGSSAASSGNWGHPMCMQQRGSPLQGRAARLDVALFGLSPSPQPTHDPSAGIVACRQPSPFVQRSSSITNGGGSAFTSHQQPHASTQFTESASSSTSSGSTILAAHTPSMYAKYTIQRLEGTSGPYFLQALAARLKRHEAEHTEKRTL, from the coding sequence ATGGGCGTAACGCAGGGATGCCGAAAGTGCATTAGCGACGAGTGCAATGAGCAGAAACGGCAGTACTtccttcagcagcagtgcctgtCGTGGGCGCGCATTGGCGGCAACGCATTGCCAGAGATGGCGTCATTCGAGGAGGCGACCACCAACTCCCTGCGTGTGTCGAACTCAGTCTTGAACGTAATCTCGGCATCGAGCGAAAACTGGGAGGATCATCGTGACTTAAGCATCTCCTCCAGActtcgcggcggcggtcgccGTGCCAGTGGCGGTGACAGCACCGCCTCAGAGCGGGATGCCAGCttgagcagcagtggcagcggcgtggACGTGGGCAGAGAGGTTGCTCTGCAGCCTCCGGCGCGCTTTGGACACACCGCCGTCCTCTACAAGAACTCCCAGATTCTCATCTTCGGCGGCAAAGCGAGTGAGGAGCACTACTTCAACGATGTCTACCAGTACGACGCGTCGGCGCGACGTTGGAGGTGCCTACAGGAAGAGTGTATCGAcgaggccgcggcggcggtcgtCGCCAACGAGCAGGGCAGCGTCAGTCCGTCGTACGCATCCGCGCAGTCTGCGTCGCCATCCTTCTCCCCAACCGCGTCACCTCCGGCTTCGGCGAGATGGGTCGAAGCAGTGCTAATGGCAGTACCCATTTCCGAGGCGACACCGACAGACGCGTCTTCGTcgcgctacagcagcggGTCTatcaacaacagcagcattCAGGAGCGCAGCGTCATTCAGCGTTACGCGGCCACCTCGCGCGTCTTCGCTGGACCTGTCCACCAGAGCACCCTGGCCGGCGGGACGCTGGCGGTCAGCGCAAGCAGTAGCCGCGACGGTGCTACCAGATATTATAACTCTCTTTTGGAGACGGAGGTGGCACGGCGTCGGCGTCCCGCGGGACGAGTCggtcacgctgctgcgctgtaCCAGGACTCAATGTACATCCTCAGTGGAGAGTATCTGGGGCACTTCTTTGATGACATGTGGGCGCTTGATATTCCCAGTCTCACCTGGTACAAGGAGTGCGGCCTGCCCTTCTCGCCGCGCAAGGGGCACACAATGCACCTGCTCCCTGCCGACTTCACCGCCACCCGCGCCCGCCAAGACATGCTGGTTGTGTTTGGCGGCCTCGTGAAGGCATCACGTGCCCGGCCGCGTCCTGCTGACCCGGAACTACCCACACGCAGCCAAGGCGAGCCGGACTTTGCCTGCGCTCCCACAaatgcggtgctgctctactatctggcgcagcggcgatggtgtcAACTGAAGACGTGCGGCGAGCAGCCCTCCGCACGCTTTTACCATGTCTCTCAGCTCATCACcgggacggcgctgctgatcGTGTTCGGTGGACGCTCCACCACTCCAGCGCAGACGAgcgacggcactgctgccgccactgaaGGCGCCTTTCTTAATGACCTGCACATCCTCGACGTGTCCACAGGGTTTTGGCGCCACATCCGAGACTTCACCGGCGATATCCCATCGCCTCGCATGTGCGCGGCAAGCGTGTTTGTGAACGACACGTTTGGCGTTTtcgccggtggcggcgacactTACTGCGAGGATGCCTTCGAGTTTTCCCTGCAGAGccgtcggtggcggcgtgtgAAGCTGAACAACCAGCCCGCCTGCTCGCGTCCTACCGTCACCTACACGAAGGATCGCCTTGTCTTCTTTGGTGGCTTTGCCCCCCGTACTGGTGTCATGAGCTGTACAATGGAGCTCTGTCTTTCCCCGCTGTCGCTCAGGAGCCGGGGCCTGCAGTGGTGGAGTCGGTGCACCTTTGAGAAGCACATCCGCTCCTGCACAAAGAGCCGCGCTCTAGAgatggaggagaaggcggcagcagcagcagcggcaggcacgATGGAGCGCAGCGGGAGTAGCTGGTTCACCGGTTGCAGTGGACAAGTgatgctgcagtgcagccCCTCTGTGACAGCTCGCAGCAGCCCCCTCGCGACACCACGATCGTGTTTCGTAAACCGCGGAGTCCTTAGGCCAGCGCCTTTGCGAGTGCCAAGCTTTGACCAAATCGGCGTGCTatcagcagcggctcctGCGTGGGGTGGCGGGCCCCCAGCGACACAGTTGCCCGCTCGGGGCGCTCTAACGCTGTCTCCAACACTGTCGTGCTGGTCCTCGTCGTCAGCGGTTTTCTCGCCCCTCTCAGGTTCTTCGAAGTTGATACCGTCGTGGCAGGACACAGCCAGCAGCAACTCGAACCtcgcaggcggcggcacagtTTACGCAtcgggtggtggtgggacGACGGCGACTTTCTGTTCGCTCGCCTCAGTGACACCGCCAGCACACAACCTTTTTCCCTCTCATCCCGTCACGGCGATCAACTCGTCGCGCAGCCCTAGCCAGACCGGGAGCCCGGCAACCGTTTCCACTGCTGCCTCAACCTCACAGGCGCATCTCTGGTCCCACATGACTGCCACCGTCGTGCAGAACACATCGGCcgccggcaccgccgtctacagcggcagcggcagcgctcaagcacactcgcgcagcagcggtgcactCGCAGCGGAAGATGCCAatgtgatggtggtgggggtCGCCGACTGCACGCAAAGCCGTTCAGCCTCATCCCCAcctacccccctctctcactcagCAGCAAGTTCTGTCTTGGGCTCTGCGCCTTCGGTCTCCCATACTGCAGGACTGGGTAGATCCTCGCTCCCACCGCCTGTGACCGCCACGGGCGAGCAGCCCGCGTCGGCGTGTTTCATCACGAATTGCGTCCGCAACCTTAGTGGCTATGTAGCGGCATCGGCTCCCCACCTCGCCAGGTCCTTCTCAAACCAAGTGCCTCCATCAGCCCAGACCGGCGGTCccccatcagcagcagcagctgtgaaCAACGGACGCAGGGGCGGTAGTAGTGCTGCTAGCAGTGGTAATTGGGGCCACCCCATGTgcatgcagcagcgaggaagtCCATTGCAAGGACGTGCAGCTCGCTTGGATGTTGCGCTTTTTGGTCTGTCACCGTCACCGCAGCCGACCCACGACCCCAGCGCGGGAATTGTCGCGTGCCGGCAACCTTCGCCGTTCGTACAGCGCTCCAGCAGTATCaccaacggcggcggctccgCCTTCACCAGTCATCAGCAGCCGCACGCATCAACGCAGTTCACCGAATCCGCCTctagcagcacctcctcgggGTCAACAATATTGGCCGCTCATACTCCGAGCATGTACGCAAAGTACACTATCCAACGACTGGAGGGGACGAGCGGGCCGTACTTCCTCCAAGCCCTGGCGGCCAGGCTGAAGCGGCATGAGGCGGAGCACACGGAGAAGCGGACTCTGTGA
- a CDS encoding putative DNAJ domain protein yields the protein MAKVLRAYEVLSDGKKKAAYDESGIIPGEAPNVAEMTAKDLFEYYHQSSPIFSKSPTLTSLAQLRRLQEFRGGRVFLIEVYDDVQCRNCRHYSTAWETMYQSNLVEAGVLEMYRIDALSENGKPLLAHLGIRYRKEPYVLAIVDGETWTLYSITEVMKQRHHTRIFQNLLEFVMSFFYDVFQQTSSLEATQLEDLLTFLRAPRSTKQPLRVLLPAINAESIPVALQMRYNQVAVRSVPRGVLLEFVEEYCEMEVDVKDRLGESVPMPEFIVLSTEVLPTPPTDVTETSDAATVEAAAAASTPQKSCRMVHIGTAVTLTYNKASKFIESHLPERHIGMKGLHYAGATDFLQVCRDNCVVWMREDCAEMPNEHVAALMANDYLTFRTGYWCMKEESRLAKVLSTAGVWTATSKDLPASSSALVAFVGGNDSIAYQLVSLQVKAPEELTVQDVYAALSMLVGSVEEADGGGEAARVAVPIQSHLPQPVSSLLATEGFPMSGKQRLYIQVMSIYTFAAPLVSNVWPFLMMYLIHRFIRNRNKPADEEEERRRREEEGKKREEASATANGAASASGASAAPVRRRIRKPQPRVGPYNPRDMKWAKEEKGFLLLLVEDGSAAGSLPLPRLALDEPFTVRVLGTGHSKWREWILEHKPAAPEGAAEELPEAERSISLMAIRKTRMKAVVKSDTQTIDSFLRDLLDGTKNPSDELPPWAYDEE from the coding sequence ATGGCTAAGGTCCTCCGCGCCTACGAGGTGCTGTCGGATggcaagaagaaggcggcgtaCGACGAATCCGGCATTATCCCTGGCGAGGCCCCCAATGTGGCAGAGATGACGGCCAAGGACCTCTTTGAGTACTACCACCAGTCGTCGCCCATCTTCTCCAAGTCGCCGACACTGACGAGCctggcacagctgcgccgtctgCAGGAGTTCCGAGGTGGTCGCGTCTTCTTGATTGAGGTGTACGACGACGTGCAGTGCAGGAACTGCCGCCACTACAGCACCGCGTGGGAGACGATGTATCAGTCCAACTTGGTGGAGGCTGGCGTTCTGGAGATGTATCGCATCGACGCCTTGAGTGAGAACGGCAAGCCACTGCTCGCccacctcggcatccgcTACCGCAAGGAGCCATATGTGCTTGCCATCGTGGACGGCGAGACCTGGACGCTGTATAGCATTACGGAGGTCATGAAACAACGCCACCATACCCGCATCTTCCAGAACCTGCTCGAGTTTGTGATGTCCTTCTTCTACGATGTCTTTCAGCAGACGAGCTCACTggaggcgacgcagctggaggaCCTCCTCACATTCCTGCGCGCCCCACGGTCCACCaagcagccgctgcgtgtgctgctgcccgcgATCAACGCCGAGTCGATcccggtggcgctgcagatGCGCTACAACCAAGTCGCAGTTCGAAGCGTACCGCGTGGCGTTTTGCTTGAGTTCGTGGAGGAGTACTGCGAGATGGAGGTGGACGTGAAAGACCGCCTCGGCGAGAGCGTCCCAATGCCGGAGTTCATCGTTCTGTCGACGGAGGTGTTGCCGACACCGCCCACGGACGTGACAGAGAccagcgatgcagcgacggtggaagcggccgccgctgcgtcgaCACCGCAGAAGAGCTGCCGCATGGTGCACATCGGTACTGCGGTGACACTGACGTACAACAAGGCCTCCAAGTTCATTGAAAGCCACCTACCGGAGCGGCACATAGGCATGAAAGGCCTGCATTACGCCGGCGCCACAGACTTCCTGCAGGTGTGCCGTGACAACTGCGTTGTGTGGATGCGCGAAGACTGCGCGGAGATGCCGAACGAGCATGTGGCGGCCCTCATGGCAAACGACTACCTCACCTTCAGGACTGGCTACTGGTgcatgaaggaggagagtAGACTGGCCAAGGTGCTGAGCACGGCGGGTGTGTGGACGGCGACATCCAAGGACCTGCCGGCCTCTTCGTCGGCCCTTGTCGCCTTCGTCGGCGGTAACGACAGCATTGCCTATCAGCTCGTGTCCCTGCAAGTCAAGGCGCCAGAGGAACTCACAGTACAGGACGTCTACGCTGCCCTGTCAATGCTGGTGGGCAGCGTCGAAGAggccgacggcggcggtgaagcCGCCAGGGTCGCGGTGCCGATCCAGTCGCACCTGCCGCAGCCTGTCTCCAGCCTCCTCGCCACGGAGGGCTTCCCAATGTCCGGCAAGCAGCGTCTCTACATACAGGTCATGAGCATCTACACCTTTGCAGCTCCACTGGTGTCCAACGTGTGGCCATTCCTCATGATGTACCTCATCCACCGCTTCATCCGGAACCGCAACAAACCAGcggatgaagaggaggagcgcaggagaagagaggaggagggaaagaagcgCGAAGAGGCCTCCGCCACTGCCAACGGTGCTGCGAGTGCGAGCGGGGCATCTGCAGCACCGGTACGTCGTCGCATCCGCAAGCCGCAGCCCCGCGTCGGCCCGTACAACCCACGTGACATGAAGTGggccaaggaggagaagggctTTCTGCTCTTACTCGTGGAGGATGGCTCGGCCGCCGGGTCACTGCCGCTCCCGCGTCTCGCATTGGATGAGCCCTTCACTGTGCGCGTCCTCGGCACTGGACATAGCAAATGGCGGGAGTGGATTCTCGAGCACAAGCCGGCCGCTCCTGAGGGcgcagcggaggagctgccggaggcggagcgcagCATTTCCCTCATGGCCATCCGCAAGACTCGCATGAAGGCTGTTGTGAAGTCGGACACCCAGACGATCGACTCCTTCCTCCGTGACCTCCTCGACGGCACGAAAAACCCGAGCGATGAGCTGCCGCCGTGGGCGTACGACGAGGAGTAG